A genomic segment from Microbulbifer elongatus encodes:
- the fldB gene encoding flavodoxin FldB, producing the protein MQTTDSSLDTSLAPIGLFYGSSTCYTEMAAEKIRDRIGEEWIDLHNVATDDVAQMQDYDFLILGIPTWDYGELQEDWENCWDQLATLDLSGKKVACYGLGDQEGYPQWYQDALGYLHAQVVAVGAKAVGYWSAEGYEFEESKGLTPDGSQFVGLALDEENEFDLSDERLDQWCAQVMREFGLAA; encoded by the coding sequence ATGCAAACAACAGACAGTTCCCTCGATACGTCCCTGGCCCCGATCGGGCTGTTTTACGGTTCCAGCACTTGTTACACGGAGATGGCGGCGGAGAAGATTCGCGATCGTATCGGTGAGGAGTGGATCGATCTGCACAATGTGGCGACGGACGATGTGGCACAAATGCAGGATTACGATTTTCTGATTCTCGGTATTCCGACCTGGGACTATGGCGAGTTGCAGGAGGATTGGGAGAATTGCTGGGATCAACTGGCGACGCTGGATCTGAGCGGCAAGAAGGTGGCCTGTTACGGGCTTGGGGATCAGGAAGGTTATCCGCAGTGGTATCAGGATGCATTGGGCTACCTGCACGCGCAGGTGGTCGCGGTGGGGGCCAAGGCGGTGGGTTACTGGTCCGCTGAGGGCTATGAATTTGAGGAGTCCAAGGGACTGACGCCGGACGGCAGTCAGTTTGTGGGACTGGCGCTGGATGAAGAGAATGAGTTTGATCTCAGCGATGAACGACTGGATCAGTGGTGCGCCCAGGTGATGCGTGAATTCGGTCTTGCGGCTTAA
- the trmL gene encoding tRNA (uridine(34)/cytosine(34)/5-carboxymethylaminomethyluridine(34)-2'-O)-methyltransferase TrmL has product MFKIVLYQPEIAPNTGNIIRLCANTGAELHLIEPLGFAMDDKRLRRAGLDYAEYSRVVRHRDWEAFVAAEQPKRVLALSTKGSKPHSEVAFAAEDAIVFGPETRGLPAEFLAMTGKENTLRIPMCANSRSINLSNAAAIVIYEAWRQLGYVNAQ; this is encoded by the coding sequence ATGTTCAAAATCGTCCTCTACCAACCAGAAATTGCCCCAAACACCGGCAATATCATCCGTCTATGCGCCAATACCGGAGCCGAGCTGCACCTGATCGAGCCCCTGGGGTTTGCGATGGATGACAAGCGCCTGCGCCGCGCGGGGCTGGATTATGCGGAGTACAGCCGCGTGGTGCGCCACCGGGACTGGGAGGCGTTTGTGGCGGCGGAGCAGCCGAAGCGGGTGCTGGCGCTTTCGACCAAGGGCAGTAAACCGCATTCGGAGGTGGCCTTTGCGGCGGAGGATGCGATTGTGTTTGGGCCGGAGACGCGGGGCTTGCCGGCGGAGTTTCTGGCGATGACGGGGAAGGAAAATACGCTGCGTATTCCCATGTGTGCCAACAGCCGCAGTATCAATCTGTCCAATGCGGCAGCCATCGTTATTTATGAGGCCTGGCGTCAGCTGGGCTATGTGAACGCTCAGTAG
- a CDS encoding glycine cleavage system protein R, whose amino-acid sequence MQQHLVISIISDDKPGVVEMLSSAVAENGGNWEDSRMAHFAGKFAGILRVSVTAEDSARLREALQNLAGDDFKLQIEDALAVAADGRQTLQLKLVGSDRPGIVKEISRALAARKINMETLDTRYGSTPWSGEPLFSAECTISVAEDVSIDGLHDELDEIADELGVEIDCEETSSAL is encoded by the coding sequence ATGCAACAGCACCTCGTGATTTCGATCATCAGCGATGATAAGCCCGGTGTGGTGGAGATGCTCTCCTCTGCGGTGGCGGAGAACGGTGGCAACTGGGAAGACAGCCGCATGGCACATTTTGCAGGTAAGTTTGCGGGAATCCTGCGGGTGAGTGTGACGGCGGAGGACAGTGCCCGTTTGCGGGAGGCGCTGCAGAATCTGGCGGGCGATGATTTCAAGCTGCAGATTGAGGATGCGTTGGCGGTGGCGGCGGACGGGCGCCAGACGTTGCAGCTGAAGCTGGTGGGCAGTGACCGGCCGGGGATTGTGAAGGAGATTTCCCGGGCGCTGGCGGCGCGCAAGATCAATATGGAGACGCTGGATACCCGTTATGGCAGCACGCCATGGAGTGGTGAACCGCTGTTCTCTGCGGAGTGTACGATCAGTGTGGCGGAGGATGTGAGCATCGATGGCCTGCACGACGAGCTCGATGAGATCGCCGATGAGCTGGGCGTCGAGATAGACTGCGAAGAGACGTCGTCCGCGTTATAA
- a CDS encoding class I SAM-dependent methyltransferase, with amino-acid sequence MKLTHWLAGMACALTVTGMAGAAQADAIKDAVANEKRTEKYTQRDQYRHPAETLEFFQIKPDMTVVEVWPGGGWYTEILSPLMAEDGKLYAAHFPKDSDVGYFKRSRESFEKWLSDEKDTHGHIVLTEFAPGKESEIAPAGSADAVLTFRNVHNWMRGDNEAAAFKSFYKALKPGGVLGVVEHRAKPGTDRDAMKTSGYMTQDYVVELATKAGFVLEEASEVNANPKDTAVHPKGVWTLPPSLALGEEDKEKYQAIGESDRMTLRFRKPKS; translated from the coding sequence ATGAAACTGACCCACTGGCTCGCCGGCATGGCCTGCGCCCTTACTGTGACCGGCATGGCGGGCGCCGCACAGGCCGACGCCATCAAAGACGCCGTCGCCAATGAAAAGCGCACCGAAAAGTACACCCAGCGCGATCAGTACCGCCACCCCGCAGAAACCCTCGAATTCTTCCAGATCAAGCCCGACATGACCGTGGTGGAAGTCTGGCCGGGCGGCGGCTGGTACACAGAAATCCTGTCCCCCTTAATGGCGGAAGACGGCAAACTGTACGCCGCGCACTTCCCCAAGGACTCCGACGTGGGTTATTTCAAGCGCTCTCGAGAGAGCTTTGAAAAGTGGCTCTCAGACGAGAAAGACACCCATGGCCATATCGTACTGACCGAGTTTGCACCGGGTAAAGAGAGCGAAATCGCCCCTGCCGGCAGCGCCGACGCGGTGCTCACCTTCCGCAACGTGCACAACTGGATGCGCGGCGACAACGAAGCCGCCGCGTTCAAATCTTTCTACAAGGCGCTGAAGCCCGGCGGTGTTCTGGGCGTGGTGGAGCACCGGGCCAAGCCGGGCACCGACCGCGATGCCATGAAAACCAGTGGCTATATGACTCAGGACTATGTGGTTGAGCTGGCCACCAAAGCCGGTTTCGTACTCGAAGAAGCCAGCGAAGTGAACGCCAACCCCAAAGACACCGCGGTTCACCCGAAAGGCGTCTGGACCTTGCCGCCGTCTCTGGCACTGGGTGAGGAAGACAAGGAAAAGTACCAGGCCATCGGCGAAAGCGATCGCATGACCCTGCGGTTCCGCAAACCCAAGTCATAG
- a CDS encoding YheU family protein — protein MIIPYKQLDPDTLQNLLEEYATRDGTDYGEREVSLAHKVASLRRQLDDKTVVIWFEPGEESINLVLAEDIPKEGGD, from the coding sequence ATGATCATCCCCTACAAACAACTGGATCCGGACACCCTGCAGAATCTGCTGGAAGAATACGCCACCCGCGATGGGACCGATTACGGCGAGCGGGAAGTGAGCCTCGCCCACAAGGTCGCCAGCCTGCGCCGCCAGCTGGACGACAAAACCGTAGTGATCTGGTTTGAACCAGGGGAAGAGTCCATCAACCTGGTACTCGCGGAAGACATCCCCAAAGAGGGGGGGGACTGA
- a CDS encoding alpha/beta family hydrolase: MAPPTNWLIDRPESAPIAWFLFAHGAGAPMDSDFMRAMAELLVEQGLGVIRFEFPYMAERRQTGKRRPPNKMDVLLTSFQAQIDRAETEFPGVPLYIGGKSMGGRVASLLVQENADGGRVAGAVCLGYPFHPPGKPEKLRTGHLAPMTCPTLIIQGTRDKLGSREEVAEYPLGSGIQLYWLEDGDHDFKPRKVSGFTQQQHWQTAAAQVHRWLHPQGS, encoded by the coding sequence ATGGCGCCCCCTACCAACTGGCTGATTGACCGGCCCGAAAGTGCCCCCATCGCCTGGTTCCTGTTCGCCCACGGCGCCGGCGCGCCCATGGACAGCGACTTTATGCGGGCGATGGCTGAGTTGCTGGTGGAGCAGGGGCTGGGGGTGATTCGCTTCGAGTTTCCTTACATGGCCGAGCGCCGGCAAACCGGCAAGCGGCGCCCCCCAAACAAAATGGACGTACTTCTGACTTCGTTTCAGGCGCAGATTGACCGGGCTGAAACGGAGTTCCCCGGGGTTCCCCTGTATATCGGTGGCAAATCCATGGGTGGGCGCGTGGCGAGTTTGCTGGTACAGGAGAACGCGGATGGGGGAAGGGTGGCCGGTGCCGTTTGCCTGGGTTACCCCTTCCACCCACCGGGCAAACCGGAAAAGTTGCGCACCGGACACCTGGCCCCCATGACCTGCCCGACCCTGATTATCCAGGGTACCCGGGACAAGCTCGGGAGCCGGGAAGAAGTGGCCGAATACCCGTTGGGATCAGGTATTCAGTTGTACTGGCTGGAAGACGGAGACCACGACTTCAAACCACGCAAAGTCAGTGGCTTTACCCAGCAACAACACTGGCAGACGGCTGCTGCCCAGGTGCACCGCTGGCTGCATCCTCAAGGATCGTAA
- a CDS encoding antibiotic biosynthesis monooxygenase family protein, producing the protein MIYVLIEREIAEDLETTYEDAARKLLTNAYQTTGFVDGHTYTELDNPLRRFTFSRWKSVLHWQQWYDSEERRDQMAQLSPMLAQEERITILEDAASGAPGQQPSASVVAG; encoded by the coding sequence ATGATTTACGTATTGATTGAGCGAGAAATCGCCGAAGACCTGGAAACCACCTACGAAGACGCGGCCCGTAAGCTGCTGACCAACGCCTACCAGACCACGGGATTTGTGGACGGGCACACCTACACCGAGCTGGATAACCCGCTGCGCCGCTTTACCTTCTCCCGCTGGAAGTCGGTGCTGCACTGGCAGCAGTGGTACGACAGCGAGGAGCGGCGAGACCAGATGGCGCAACTTTCCCCGATGCTGGCCCAGGAGGAGCGTATTACGATCCTTGAGGATGCAGCCAGCGGTGCACCTGGGCAGCAGCCGTCTGCCAGTGTTGTTGCTGGGTAA
- the tusA gene encoding sulfurtransferase TusA, with translation MKSHHTLDARGLLCPEPVMMLHTAVRKVAAGEVLQMFATDPSTQRDVPKFCQFLGYELVKHAEENDEFVYWIKKAD, from the coding sequence ATGAAGTCACACCACACCCTCGATGCCCGCGGCCTGCTATGCCCGGAACCCGTCATGATGCTCCACACCGCCGTGCGCAAGGTCGCCGCCGGCGAAGTGTTGCAGATGTTCGCCACTGATCCCTCCACCCAACGGGATGTGCCCAAGTTCTGCCAGTTTCTTGGCTATGAGCTGGTGAAGCACGCGGAAGAGAATGATGAGTTTGTTTATTGGATCAAGAAGGCTGATTGA
- a CDS encoding elongation factor P hydroxylase — MTERIVTVFNDCFAAPETLNTCLVGGHAEPYYRPASTPGERHRVEFSYDYPASALHEAAHWCVAGEERRQLPDYGYWYAPDGRSAAQQAEFERVEVQPQALEWMFARACGLDFRVSADNLDAGLGPSESFKRAIWQQVQRNCHQGVNLRARQLAQALAAEFRQPDPMRAECYRLEDLR; from the coding sequence GTGACTGAACGGATAGTCACAGTCTTTAATGACTGTTTTGCGGCGCCGGAGACCTTGAATACCTGCCTGGTCGGCGGGCACGCGGAACCCTACTATCGCCCGGCCAGCACACCGGGTGAGCGCCACCGGGTCGAATTTTCTTACGATTACCCCGCCAGTGCTCTGCACGAGGCCGCGCACTGGTGTGTAGCCGGCGAAGAACGCCGCCAACTGCCCGATTATGGCTACTGGTACGCGCCGGATGGTCGCAGTGCAGCGCAACAGGCCGAGTTCGAGCGGGTAGAGGTGCAGCCCCAGGCGCTTGAGTGGATGTTTGCCAGAGCCTGCGGCCTGGACTTTCGGGTCAGCGCCGACAACCTGGATGCCGGCCTCGGTCCCAGCGAATCCTTCAAGCGCGCCATCTGGCAACAGGTGCAACGCAATTGTCACCAAGGGGTAAATTTGCGCGCGCGGCAATTGGCCCAGGCTCTGGCGGCCGAGTTCCGGCAACCGGATCCGATGCGGGCGGAGTGCTATCGCCTGGAGGATCTCCGGTGA
- a CDS encoding 5'-3' exonuclease, with the protein MKPIFLVDASVYIFRYYFALPPNWESRSGYSTEAVYGFTNFLLDLLARRPGGIACAFDESLGSCFRNDIYPDYKCSRALPDEALAFQLAACREMAEALGIASFASERFEADDILATLTRICAEQGTAPVIVTRDKDLGQLLDRGAASLWDVAADHFIGQQEIQDKFGVRPSQIADYLALVGDTIDDIPGVPGIGAKTAATLLGAFDSVGHMLANPEKIVTLKLRGASRVAEKIQAYREQITTSLALAQLAYDVPLKITASELTGGQVAPDLAVALAEEFGIAGLTNKITRTLLPECTVNGAAAIDNHHQ; encoded by the coding sequence GTGAAGCCGATTTTCCTGGTCGATGCCTCGGTCTATATCTTCCGCTACTACTTTGCCCTGCCGCCCAACTGGGAAAGCCGCTCGGGTTATTCCACCGAAGCGGTGTACGGATTCACCAACTTTCTGCTCGACCTGCTGGCCCGCCGGCCGGGTGGCATCGCCTGCGCGTTTGATGAGTCATTGGGCAGCTGCTTTCGCAACGATATCTACCCGGACTACAAGTGCAGTCGGGCGTTGCCCGATGAAGCGCTGGCCTTTCAGCTCGCCGCCTGTCGCGAGATGGCCGAGGCGCTGGGTATCGCCAGTTTCGCCAGTGAGCGCTTTGAAGCCGATGATATTCTGGCCACTCTGACCCGGATCTGTGCCGAGCAGGGGACGGCCCCCGTGATTGTTACCCGCGACAAGGATCTCGGCCAGTTGCTGGACCGCGGAGCGGCCAGCCTGTGGGACGTTGCTGCGGATCATTTTATCGGCCAGCAGGAAATACAGGACAAGTTCGGCGTGCGCCCGTCGCAGATTGCCGATTATCTCGCATTGGTCGGTGACACGATTGACGATATTCCCGGGGTGCCCGGTATCGGGGCCAAGACCGCAGCGACCTTGCTGGGTGCCTTTGACTCGGTTGGGCATATGCTGGCCAATCCAGAAAAAATAGTGACCCTCAAACTGCGCGGCGCGTCCCGGGTGGCAGAGAAGATTCAGGCATATCGCGAGCAGATCACCACGTCACTGGCGTTGGCACAGCTGGCGTACGATGTCCCTCTGAAAATAACCGCGTCGGAGTTAACCGGCGGGCAGGTTGCTCCGGATCTCGCCGTCGCCCTGGCGGAGGAGTTTGGTATAGCCGGGCTGACCAACAAAATCACCCGTACGCTGCTGCCCGAATGCACCGTGAACGGTGCCGCGGCGATCGATAATCATCATCAGTAA
- a CDS encoding 4-phosphoerythronate dehydrogenase has translation MTTSQVAPSLNIVADENIPGLDQWFGDLGNITRVPGRTLTREQLMNADVLLVRSVTEVNEALVARTPVRFVGSCTIGTDHLDTDWLESQGIAWSAAPGCNANSVVEYVFCTLAALDIDWRGRSFGIVGCGNVGGSLQRKLRALGIDCKIYDPWKTDNPDSASLEAVLAQDVICQHAPLVKVGPHPSLHMLDATALERICPGAVLISAGRGAVIDNRALLALRKREPRFTTVLDVWENEPDIDLNLLQAVDLGSPHIAGYSHDGKLTGTRMVREALERALELPAAEPADASQAPQAPLSTELSGFAAIRDLLLAMYNPREDDARLRAAASEAENDGVPMKVAFDRLRKQYPKRLEFSHYQLAQAPNLDDATRQQLAILGLK, from the coding sequence ATGACGACTTCTCAAGTAGCACCATCTCTGAATATTGTTGCCGACGAGAATATTCCCGGTCTGGATCAGTGGTTCGGCGACCTGGGCAATATCACCCGGGTTCCCGGCCGTACCCTCACCCGGGAGCAGCTGATGAATGCGGATGTTTTACTGGTGCGCTCTGTCACTGAGGTGAACGAAGCGCTGGTTGCGCGCACACCGGTGCGATTCGTGGGCAGTTGTACCATTGGCACCGACCACCTGGACACGGACTGGCTGGAGTCCCAGGGCATTGCCTGGAGCGCGGCGCCCGGTTGCAACGCCAACTCCGTGGTTGAGTACGTGTTCTGCACTCTGGCGGCACTGGATATCGATTGGCGGGGCCGCAGCTTCGGTATTGTCGGTTGCGGCAACGTGGGTGGCTCGCTGCAGCGCAAACTGCGGGCGCTGGGCATCGATTGCAAGATTTACGACCCCTGGAAAACCGACAACCCGGACAGCGCAAGCCTGGAGGCGGTTCTGGCGCAGGATGTGATCTGTCAGCATGCGCCGCTGGTAAAAGTCGGCCCGCACCCCAGCCTGCATATGCTCGACGCCACCGCGCTGGAGCGAATCTGCCCCGGCGCTGTACTGATCAGTGCAGGTCGTGGTGCCGTTATCGACAACCGGGCTTTGCTGGCACTGCGCAAGCGGGAGCCGCGTTTTACCACGGTCCTGGACGTGTGGGAGAACGAGCCGGATATCGACCTGAATTTATTGCAGGCAGTGGATCTGGGAAGCCCCCATATCGCCGGTTACAGCCACGACGGCAAGCTGACCGGTACGCGCATGGTACGCGAGGCGCTGGAGCGAGCGCTGGAATTACCCGCGGCAGAGCCTGCGGATGCTTCGCAAGCGCCGCAGGCCCCCCTGTCCACGGAGCTGTCGGGTTTTGCAGCCATCCGTGATTTGCTGCTTGCCATGTACAACCCGCGGGAAGACGATGCCCGCCTGCGCGCTGCGGCCAGTGAGGCAGAAAATGATGGGGTACCCATGAAGGTCGCCTTTGATCGTCTGCGCAAGCAGTACCCGAAGCGCCTGGAATTCTCCCATTACCAGCTGGCGCAAGCGCCCAACCTCGACGACGCCACCCGACAACAACTGGCAATCCTGGGGCTCAAGTGA
- a CDS encoding ATP-NAD kinase family protein, which yields MKLKKLGLIINPWAGVGGPAGLKGSDGAETVERALAAGIEPQSHKRAALALSALQPFCNVLQIVTFAGDMGEQLAVSLGFNVEVVGEAAGARSTPEDTERAANAIREAGADLIVFAGGDGTARNMVNALGDAFPVLGIPAGVKMHSACFAISPRAGGEVLRRLMAGELVDLHQHEVRDIDEQSFRDGRVSTRYYGELLVPEEGYFLQAVKNAGREVEELAVADIAAQIVEEIDELDPDTLYVFGPGSTTLAVLSELGGDGTLLGVDLWQNGALLAADVNAPQINRAIAEHRRDNPQRPVKIVLTAIGGQGHLIGRGNQQLNPAVLKAVGRDNLMVIATKTKITELGGRPLLIDSGDPQLDEAWSGFVRVVTGYRDEILYPLSGDGSGEAPENTTVSD from the coding sequence GTGAAACTCAAGAAACTCGGACTTATTATCAACCCTTGGGCCGGTGTCGGCGGTCCCGCCGGGCTCAAGGGGAGTGACGGTGCCGAAACGGTGGAGCGCGCGCTCGCCGCCGGTATCGAACCCCAGTCCCACAAGCGCGCCGCTCTTGCGCTGTCCGCTCTCCAGCCATTCTGCAATGTGCTGCAGATAGTGACGTTTGCCGGGGATATGGGGGAGCAGCTCGCGGTCTCTCTGGGGTTCAATGTCGAAGTGGTGGGCGAGGCGGCAGGTGCTCGCTCGACGCCGGAGGACACCGAGCGCGCGGCAAACGCCATTCGTGAAGCCGGCGCCGACCTGATTGTATTCGCCGGTGGCGATGGCACCGCGCGCAATATGGTCAATGCCCTCGGTGATGCCTTCCCTGTACTGGGTATTCCCGCCGGGGTCAAAATGCACTCCGCCTGTTTCGCCATCTCACCTCGCGCCGGCGGCGAAGTATTGCGGCGTTTGATGGCCGGCGAACTGGTGGATCTGCATCAGCACGAGGTGCGGGATATTGACGAACAGTCTTTCCGTGACGGCAGAGTAAGCACCCGTTATTACGGTGAGCTACTGGTTCCGGAAGAGGGCTACTTTCTACAGGCGGTAAAAAACGCCGGGCGCGAAGTGGAAGAGCTGGCCGTTGCCGATATCGCTGCACAAATCGTAGAAGAAATCGACGAGCTCGACCCCGATACGCTTTATGTGTTTGGTCCCGGCTCCACCACGCTCGCAGTACTGAGTGAACTCGGTGGCGATGGCACCCTGCTGGGGGTGGACCTCTGGCAGAATGGCGCGCTACTGGCTGCGGATGTCAATGCGCCGCAGATTAACCGAGCCATTGCGGAACACCGCCGGGACAACCCGCAGCGTCCGGTAAAAATCGTTCTCACCGCCATCGGTGGACAGGGGCACCTGATTGGCCGCGGCAACCAGCAGTTGAACCCCGCTGTACTGAAAGCGGTGGGGCGCGACAACCTGATGGTGATTGCCACCAAAACCAAAATTACCGAGTTGGGCGGCCGACCGCTGCTGATCGACAGTGGCGACCCGCAATTGGACGAAGCCTGGAGCGGCTTTGTGCGCGTAGTGACTGGCTACCGCGATGAGATTCTCTACCCTCTGTCTGGCGATGGCAGTGGCGAAGCCCCTGAAAATACAACTGTGAGTGATTGA
- a CDS encoding class I SAM-dependent methyltransferase yields MNWDPLLQEVRSKLNEQTPGDSPDSRRLFHGRGRCYPGLECVCVDSYHPALLVTLFEAYDGEDLLAEQLWALGQPAGYTGVAVQRRYQRGAPIEWQCGEPLEAPVARRGTLKFPLTFDRQNVGFFLDIEPGRQWLEQQVREKAGDVDQLKLLNLFSFTCAFSVVARAAGELEVLNVDLNKGVLKRGQANHQVNQLASKGIRFLAMDALRDFKRYDRRGPFQLVVVDPPTRQRGSFDAGENYARQLELLPGCLADDADLLLVLNSPAHSEQYFRELIEAAHPGYLVVERLPQSPDFPDSDPDAALKMLHVKFKRG; encoded by the coding sequence TTGAACTGGGACCCCCTGCTGCAGGAAGTGCGCAGCAAACTGAATGAACAGACGCCGGGCGATTCCCCGGACAGCCGCCGGCTGTTTCACGGCCGCGGACGCTGTTATCCGGGGCTGGAGTGCGTCTGTGTGGACAGCTATCACCCGGCGCTTCTGGTAACGCTGTTTGAGGCATATGACGGTGAGGATCTGCTGGCGGAGCAGTTGTGGGCTCTGGGGCAACCGGCGGGTTATACCGGCGTGGCGGTTCAGCGTCGATACCAGCGCGGGGCGCCAATTGAATGGCAGTGTGGCGAGCCGCTGGAAGCCCCGGTGGCTCGTCGTGGGACGCTGAAGTTTCCACTGACTTTTGACCGTCAGAACGTGGGCTTTTTCCTGGATATTGAGCCCGGTCGCCAGTGGCTGGAACAGCAGGTGCGGGAAAAGGCCGGCGACGTCGACCAGCTGAAACTGCTGAACCTGTTTTCATTTACCTGCGCCTTCTCCGTTGTCGCTCGTGCGGCAGGCGAGCTGGAAGTGTTGAATGTGGATCTGAACAAGGGCGTGTTGAAGCGGGGGCAGGCCAATCATCAGGTCAACCAGCTGGCGAGCAAGGGGATTCGCTTTCTGGCCATGGACGCATTGCGGGATTTCAAACGCTACGACCGCCGTGGGCCTTTTCAGCTGGTTGTGGTGGACCCGCCCACTCGCCAGCGGGGCAGTTTCGATGCGGGAGAAAACTATGCGCGGCAGCTGGAACTGCTGCCCGGATGTCTTGCAGATGACGCCGACTTACTGCTGGTGCTGAATTCGCCCGCGCACAGTGAGCAGTACTTCAGGGAATTGATCGAGGCGGCGCATCCGGGGTATTTGGTGGTCGAGCGATTGCCGCAAAGCCCCGATTTCCCTGATAGCGACCCCGATGCTGCGCTGAAAATGCTGCACGTAAAATTTAAACGCGGGTAA
- a CDS encoding pyridoxal phosphate-dependent aminotransferase, translating to MKDIHKSEKLHGVCYEIRGPVMEQATRLEEEGHRIMKLNIGNPAPFGFNAPDEILQDVIYNLSQAQGYVESKGLFAARKAIMHECQVLGVPDVDIDDIYLGNGVSELISMSTQALLNNGDEMLLPMPNYPLWMAATNLTGAKAVLYRCDEQADWLPDIEDIKSKITPRTRGIVVINPNNPTGAVYPRELLQQIVEVARQHNLVIFADEIYSKILYDDAEFIPMGSLAEDVLCLSFNGLSKSYRLAGFRSGWMVVSGAKHLARGFIEGMDILSSMRLCGNVPAMFAVQTALGGYQSIKDLVLPGGRLREQRDLAWGMLNDIPGVSCVKPQGAIYMFPRIDLDRHKIENDERFVLDFLRQEKILLVQGSAFHWDAPDHLRIVFLPRADDLSHAVSRLGHFLERYTR from the coding sequence ATGAAGGATATTCACAAGTCGGAAAAACTCCACGGGGTCTGTTACGAAATTCGCGGACCGGTGATGGAGCAGGCAACGCGCCTGGAAGAAGAAGGCCACCGGATCATGAAGCTGAATATCGGCAACCCGGCCCCCTTCGGCTTCAATGCACCGGATGAAATCCTTCAGGACGTAATCTACAACCTGTCCCAGGCCCAGGGATACGTGGAGTCCAAAGGCCTGTTTGCCGCACGCAAGGCCATCATGCACGAATGCCAGGTACTCGGTGTACCCGATGTGGATATCGATGATATCTATCTGGGCAACGGCGTTTCCGAGCTCATTTCCATGTCGACCCAGGCACTGCTGAACAATGGCGACGAAATGCTGTTGCCGATGCCCAACTATCCGCTGTGGATGGCGGCCACCAACCTGACCGGTGCCAAGGCGGTGCTGTACCGCTGCGACGAACAGGCGGACTGGCTGCCGGATATCGAAGACATCAAATCCAAGATCACCCCGCGTACCCGAGGAATCGTGGTGATCAATCCCAATAACCCCACCGGCGCGGTCTACCCCCGCGAGCTGCTGCAGCAGATCGTGGAAGTGGCACGTCAACACAACCTGGTTATTTTTGCCGACGAGATTTACAGCAAAATCCTTTACGACGACGCCGAGTTTATCCCCATGGGGTCATTGGCCGAAGATGTGCTGTGCCTCAGCTTCAACGGCCTGTCCAAGTCCTACCGCCTGGCCGGGTTCCGCTCTGGCTGGATGGTCGTCAGCGGTGCCAAGCACCTCGCCAGAGGGTTTATCGAGGGTATGGATATATTGTCGTCCATGCGCCTGTGCGGCAATGTCCCGGCGATGTTCGCCGTGCAGACCGCACTGGGTGGTTACCAGAGTATCAAGGATCTGGTATTGCCCGGCGGCCGCCTGCGCGAACAGCGCGACCTCGCCTGGGGCATGCTCAACGACATTCCCGGCGTAAGCTGCGTCAAGCCCCAGGGTGCCATTTACATGTTCCCCAGGATCGACCTGGACCGCCACAAGATCGAAAACGACGAACGCTTTGTGCTCGACTTCCTGCGTCAGGAAAAAATTCTGCTGGTTCAGGGCAGCGCCTTCCACTGGGATGCACCGGACCACCTGCGGATCGTATTCCTGCCCCGGGCGGACGATCTGTCTCACGCGGTGAGCCGACTGGGTCATTTCCTCGAGCGCTACACCCGCTAA
- the msrB gene encoding peptide-methionine (R)-S-oxide reductase MsrB, whose amino-acid sequence MAKEKDDNYWRERLTPEEFHVCREGGTERPFTGEYWDTFEDGKYLCRCCGKRLFNAESKFDAGCGWPSFDAEAEQGAVAERVDNSLGMHRTEIVCANCGCHLGHVFPDGPTETGLRYCVNSLSVKLDPDEKAE is encoded by the coding sequence ATGGCAAAAGAAAAAGACGATAACTACTGGCGCGAACGCCTTACTCCGGAAGAATTTCACGTTTGCCGGGAAGGCGGGACCGAACGTCCATTTACTGGTGAATACTGGGATACCTTTGAAGACGGCAAATACCTGTGCCGTTGCTGCGGCAAGCGGCTGTTCAATGCCGAGTCCAAGTTTGACGCCGGTTGCGGTTGGCCCAGCTTCGATGCCGAGGCCGAGCAGGGGGCCGTGGCAGAGCGGGTCGATAACAGTCTCGGCATGCACCGTACCGAAATCGTGTGCGCCAACTGTGGTTGTCACCTGGGGCACGTGTTCCCCGACGGCCCGACCGAGACCGGCTTGCGCTATTGTGTTAATTCACTGTCGGTAAAATTGGACCCGGACGAGAAAGCTGAGTAG